The Hymenobacter swuensis DY53 genome includes the window AAGCCGGAGTAGAGCTTCTTGGCGTCGTCGAGGCTGCACACGCTCACGCCGCTGTTGCCGATTTTGCCGTAGATGTCGGGCCGGTGGTCGGGGTCCTCGCCGTAGAGCGTTACGGAGTCGAAGGCCGTGCTCAGGCGCTTGGCGGGCAGGCCCATGCTCACGTAGTGGAAGCGGCGGTTGGTACGCTCGGGCCCGCCTTCGCCGGCAAACATGCGGGTGGGGTCTTCGCCCTCGCGCTTGAAGGGAAACACACCGGCCGTGTAGGGGAACTCGCCGGGCACGTTTTCCTGGAGCTGCCACTTCAGCAAATCACCCCAGGCGGTGTAGCGCGGCAGGGAAATCTTGGGAATCTGCTGCTGGGAGAGGCTAGTGGTGTGCGTCTGGATGCGGATTTCCTTGTCGCGCACCTTGAAGATGAACTCGGGGGCTTTGTAGGCGGCTACCTTTTGCGGCCAGGTCTCCAAGAGCTTCCAGTTTTGCCCGTCCAGACGGAGCTTGATTTCCTGGAAGGTGCTCTCCAGGCCGGCCACGAGGCTTCCTGCTCCGGATCCGTGGCTGCCGTTCCCGCTGCCAGATCCGTTAGGGGCGGCGTCTCCGAGACTTTCAACGGCTCCGACGGCCTGTCGGATTCCATAGAGCTGCTGAGCAACGTCAGCTTGTTTTTGAACCCACTGATCATACTGGCGGTTGGTTTCGGCAATTTCAGACAAATACCGCGTGCGGTGCGGCGGAATGATGTAAATCTTCTCCGAATCCTCCTGGGAGGTTTCGAGGTGGGAGGCGAAGGGCACGCCGGTTCTGGCTTCTACAGTGGCCAGCACGGCGCGGTAGAGGCGGTTCATGCCGGGGTCGTTGAACTGGGAGGCAATGGTCCCGAAAACGGGCATCGAATCCAGGGGCTTATCCCAGTGGCCGTGGTTGCGCTGGTACTGCTTGCGCACGTCGCGCAGGGCGTCCAGGGCGCCGCGCTTGTCGAACTTGTTAAGGGCAATGACGTCGGCGAAGTCGAGCATGTCGATTTTCTCCAACTGGGTGGCCGCGCCGTACTCGGGCGTCATCACATAGAGGCTGGTATCGGAGTGCTCGATGATTTCGGTGTCACTCTGCCCGATGCCGGAGGTTTCGAGGATGATCAGGTCGAAGCCAGCGGCTTTTACCACGTCCACGGCGTCCTGCACGTACTTACTCAGGGCCAGGTTGCTCTGGCGCGTAGCCAGGCTGCGCATATACACCCGGGGTGAGTTGATGGCGTTCATCCGGATCCGGTCGCCGAGCAGGGCCCCGCCGGTTTTGCGCTTGCTGGGGTCGACGGAAATGATGGCAATGGTCTTCTCGGGGAAGTCGAGCAGAAACCGCCGCACCAGCTCATCCACAAGCGAGGATTTACCCGCGCCACCGGTGCCGGTGATACCGAGGATGGGAGTGGTGTGAGGGTGTGAGGGTGTGAGGGTAGGAGTTTGGGAGTTAGTGGTGTTGGCTCCATTTTCACTCTGCTGAAACTCAGCCACCAACTGGCCTTTCACGCGCTCAAACTCCTCGGGGAAGTTTTCGGCGGCGGAGATGAGGCGGCCGATGCTGCGGGCGTCTTTGTCTTTGACGTGGGTTACCTCGCCGTTGAGGTGTTGGCCGGTGGGGAAGTCCGACTGCTGGAGCAGGTCGTTGATCATACCCTGCAGACCGAGGGCGCGGCCGTCGTCGGGCGAGTAGATGCGGGTGATGCCGTAGCCTTGCAGCTCGGCAATTTCGGTGGGCAGAATCACGCCGCCGCCGCCGCCGAAGATTTTGACGTGCCCCGCGCCGCGCTCCTGCAGCAGGTCATACATGTACTTGAAGTACTCGTTGTGGCCGCCCTGGTAGGAGGTAATGGCAATGGCCTGGGCATCTTCCTGAATGGCGCAGTCCACGATTTCCTGCACCGAGCGGTTGTGGCCAAGGTGAATTACTTCGGCCCCGCTGCTCTGGATGATGCGGCGCATAATATTAATGGCGGCGTCGTGCCCGTCAAACAAGGCAGCGGCCGTGACGATGCGGACGTGGTTCTGAGGCTTATAGGGAGCTACGGGAGCTGGGTGCATACGCGCAGGGCAAAGTGGGTGGAATTGGAGGGGTGAAGGTACAAAAAAAGCCCCGGCGGGGCTATTCACGTAAGTTTGAGTGAACTTGCAGCAGCTAAAATTTTACTACCCAATGTCTGAAACCAGTAAGCGCGTTGCTTCTTTCGCCGAGTTCAGGGAGGTCATAGAGAAACTGAAGAATCAGCCGGTATGGCAAAGCCGGGCCGGGAGTGGGACAGGATCCATTTTCACGCTGCAATTCGGCCCGGTATCGGCCCGTGATGAAAAATGGGGCAAATTCTCGTTGATGGTTTGTTGCGCGTGGCGGATTGTAACGGCTGAGCGCGTTATCTGTACATGGCACGAGGATGCCGATACCAGCCTGGCTCCTGCCTTACAGACATTGGAAAACAGTATGGTTGCCAATGCTGCTTTCACAGCGTGGGGTGACCTGACCATTGATTTCTCAAATGGCCATTCACTGCACATCTGGAACGATGCTCCCTACATAGATTCTGACAGTTGGTTTATTATCTGTGAAGGACTAGGGAATTATTGGGTGGACCCCCGCAATACTTTCATCCACGAGCCCCACGAGCCCGAAGTTGATTAGCTAGGGATAAAAAAAGCAAGGTTACCCAAGTGTCATTGACTGCTGCCGGGGCGACAAGGGCTGGTGGTGGCGTGGCAATGCTGTATAAACGAGTGACATTGACTGCTGTCCTAGTGACATTAAGAGGTGACGAGGTGACAATGCGCGCTGACCCGGTAGCAATGGCGAATGACCCAGTGGCAACGCCTTGCGGCGGGGTGGCAAGAGCTGCTGACTCAGTGACAAGGGGCACTGCCTGCGTGGCAATGAGCAGTGACGAGGTGACAGCAGACACTGGCGGGGTGACAAAGCCCCGTGGCCTGTTCACAACAGGCATTGACCTCCGCGCGCTGGGTGTTGCGTGCTTTACACTACTTCGTGTGCAAGCCACAAGGGAAAGGGAAGTGGGCGAGGCTGGTGAGACGCCAGGCTAAAATCCTTCTTCCGGAAAGTGAGGGCCAGTACTGGGGTTGAGCGCCTGTTCAAGTGGGCCTGTCCGCAATAAATCAGCAATAGCTGCGGTGATACACTCCCGGGTGAGCTCTTTTACGAACAGATCAGGCGGCTTTAGATAAAGGCCGGCGAGTGGTTTGCCTTCAGCTATGTCCTGCTGGACAGCAGTGGTCAAAAACCGGAATGTCCAGACGTTGATGCCATAAAACCGGCCATCGGGCAGGGTTACGTTGATGTTACAAAACTCATTTCGCATGTCGGACTCACCAAAGTCGACATATTCAAACTCTAGCTAAAGGGTGAAATCACTCATTCGAAATGAGAATAGACTGAGCAAGAGAAAACAAAATTTTAGCCCGCAGCGGCCGTGGAAGAAACGTAGAGGGCGCAGAACTCAGCGTCTTCTGCTCCAACCTCTGCGTCCTCTGCGGGCTAAAAACAGCTGAATAAACTAGCTGCAGTTGCGCCAGCCGGAAGCCTGCCCGCCCGTTGTCGAAACCCTGCATCGTTTCTGATTCAGGTTGGCCTCATAAAACGGGTTGTCTTTCGGAAGACGCGCAAAACGCCCGCCTACTCCGTGAGTACCGTGAAGTACAGGCTGGGCTGCATGGCGTGGATGGTCCAGGCGGCCTGGCTGTTCTCGCGCTCCACCATTACCTGTTTCCGCTCCCGGGTCACGGGGATGGAAAAGTACTTGTCCCAGGGGTTGGTTTTCTCGCTTTGCAGCCACTGAATGGTAGCCATGACGGGCTGGGCCTCCAGCGTGAGGGCGTAGGGGCGGAGGTCCACCGTGAGCCAGCCCTGCTGCCGGTTGGTAGTCAGCAACTGAATATCCCGGGAGAGCAAAGCACGGCCGGGCCGGCCGTTTTCCACGGTGTACAGGTTGAGGCGGAAGCGGAGCTGCTCGTAGTTGTTGGCGGCCAGATACACGTGAAACTCCTCCAGGTAGGTCGGGCGGGTGGGGCGTAGCAGGGTGCCCAACTCCCAGCCCCATTCGTCGTCCACGGTTTCCTTGCCGCTGGAGCCGCCGGTCCAGTGCACGTCGCCCTTCTCCTTGTTGCGGCCCAGTAGCGCGGGATGCACGCGCGGGTGCTCCACCACCACTGTCCCGAGAGCCTGCTCCTGAGGCATCACCTTGAATACGCGCTGCCCGGCCGCTAGCGCCGCCGGGGCCACGGCCGTGCGCGAGAAGCCCACCGAAGTAACTACCAGCGTATCGCTCAGGCCGGCGGGCAGGCGCAGCAGGTAGCGGCCCTGCTCGTCGGCCACCGTGCCGATGCCCCGGCCGGGTACGCCCAGGGTGGCAAAGGGCACCGGCTCGTTGGTGCGCTCATTGAGCACTTGACCTTCCAGAATAGCGGTCTGGGCGTACAGTGCCGCCGGAAGGATACTTACTAACAGGCTAAAAAACAGCCGACGAATCATGGGCGGGGGTAGAAAACAGCACGGATAACTACCCGAAGGTAAGCCGGACCTGAGCAAATTCGATGGGATATGCGGGCGGTCCGGCGAGTAGGAACGGTAACCTGTTGGCTTGGTGAAATATGGTGTTTTTCGCTTATTAAACAGAAATATGGAAGCTGATGGACCGCCCGGACGGATAGTGGACGCAACGCATCTACGGCCGCCTATTCGGTCCTGGATTCCGGCGCGAAAATTCGGGGTACTAATCCGGCCCAAACGCCAAACGGCCAGACCACCCCGTAGGGAGGCCCGGCCGTTGGTGCCGAGGGCAAGCAGCGCTGACGTTATGCCGGCTCCTTCTCCTTCTTCTTGGCTTTGGGCTTGATGTCCGGAATCAGGTTGTGCGGGTTGAGTACGAACTTCTTGGCGACGCCGCTGTCGAATTCCTCGTACCCACGCGGGGCGTCGTCGAGGCTGATGACTTCCACGTTCACGGCTTTGGCAATCTGCACCTTGTCGTACAGAATGGCCTGCATCAGCTGGCGGTTGTAGCTGAGCACGGGCGTCTGGCCGGTGTGCAGCGAATGGCTCTTGGCCCAGCCTAGGCCGAAGCGGATGGACAGGCTGCCTTTCTGCGCGGCCTCGTCCTTGGCGCCCGGGTCCTCGGTCACGTACAAGCCGGGGATGCCGATGGAGCCGCCTGCCCGGGTGATTTCCATGAGCGAGTTGAGCACGGCGGCCGGCACTTCCGTCTTGGAGTCGGTGCCGTGGCCGCTGGCCTCGAAGCCCACGCAGTCGATGGCACAGTCGATTTCCGGCACGCCCAGAATCTGGGTGATTTGCTCGGTGAGGGTGGCGTCCAGCGTCAGGTCCACGGTTTCGCAGCCGAAGGAGCGGGCGTGGGCCAAACGGGCCTTGTTCATGTCGCCCACAATCACCACGGCGGCACCCAGCAACTGCGCCGAAGCGGCAGCGGCCAACCCTACGGGGCCGGCTCCGGCCACGTACACCGTCGCGCCTGGTCCCACGCCGGCCTTCACAGCCCCGTGGAAACCGGTCGGGAAAATGTCGCTGAGCATGGTCAGGTCCCGGATTTTCTCCATGGCCTGGTCTTTATCGGGGAAGCGTAATAGGTTGAAGTCGGCGTAGGGCACCATCACGTACTCGGCCTGGCCACCAATCCAGCCGCCCATGTCCACGTAGCCGTAGGCCCCGCCGGCGCGGCCCTCGTTCACGGTCAGGCAGATGCCGGTTTTCATTTCGCGGCAGGTGCGGCAGCGGCCACAGGCCACGTTGAACGGCACCGACACTAGGTCGCCTTTCTTGAGGAACTCCACGTCGGCCCCCATTTCAATCACCTCGCCCGTGATTTCGTGGCCCAGCACCAGGCCCGATGGGGCCGTAGTCCGGCCGCGCACCATATGCTGGTCGGAACCGCAGATGTTGGTGGAAACTACTTTCAACACCACGCCGTGCGTGATTTTCTTGCCTTTCGGATTCTTCAACTCCGGAAACGCAATATTCTGCACCTCGACTTTGCCGGGGCCGGTGTACACAACGCCTCTGTTATCAGCCATGTGAGTAGGAATGTGAGTGGAGAAATAAAACAGCCCGCCCCCAGGGATGGGAGCGGGCTGTTGGGCCTAGCGGCCGCCGACAGCCTGTGCGCCGGCTTCGGCTACCGTATGGTCGTTTTCTACCGAGTCGCCGGACACGCCGATGGCTCCGATAACCTTGCCGCTGGCATCCTTAATAGGTATGCCGCCAGGGAAGGTGATCAGGCCTCCATTAGAATGCTCAATGCCAAACAACGAGCCGCCGGGCTGCGAAAGGCCGCCAATAGCCCCGGTTGGCATATCGAAGAAGCGGGCTGTTTTGGCCTTCTTGATGGAGATGTCCAGTGAGCCGAGCCACGCGTCGTCCATGCGGGCGAAGGCCGTTAGGTTGGCGCCGGCATCTACCACGGCAATGTTCATTTTCACGCCCATTTCGAGGGATTTCTCGTGTGCGGCCTTCACGGCGGCCTGGGCTTGTTCGAGGGTAATACCCATAATGCTTGGTTGGGAAGGTTAGGTGAAAGAACAGTGTTCCTTCCACAACGGGGATTCAGCCGCCTTGTTCAGTTCCGGCCACGCGGTTGCGACGATTCGTGCGCTTTTTGCGACGATACTGTACCGTTGCGCCGGGTTTGCCACTGTGGTTAGTTACCGACGAGAGCCGAATCAGGGTGAAACCGGGTCAGGGAGGGTGGCCGAAGCGGGCGTTGGGTCGGCCATTTTAGCTTTTCCCGGGCCTTTCCCGTATCTTCGCCACTGCAAAAAACCGCCTCTAGTGAAGAACATCCGCAATTTCTGCATCATCGCCCACATCGACCACGGCAAGAGCACGCTGGCCGACCGCCTGCTGGAATTTACCAGTACTGTCTCCAAGCGCGATATGCAAGCTCAGCTGCTCGACAACATGGACCTAGAGCGGGAGCGGGGCATCACCATCAAGAGCCACGCCATTCAGATGCAGTACCCCTACAAAGGGGAAATCTACACGCTCAACCTGATTGACACGCCCGGTCACGTCGATTTCAGCTACGAGGTATCCCGCTCCATTGCCGCCTGCGAAGGCGCTTTGCTGATCGTGGACTCGTCGCAGGGTATCGAGGCCCAGACGATTTCCAATCTGTACCTGGCTATCGGCTCCGACCTGACCATCATTCCGGTGCTCAACAAGATTGACCTGCCGCACTCCATGCCGGAGGAGGTCAGCGACGAAATCGTGGACCTTATAGGCTGCGACCGGGACGAAATCATCCCCGCCTCGGGCAAGTCGGGCATTGGCATCGAAGCCATCCTGAACGCCATCTGCGAGCGGGTTCCCGCCCCGGTCGGCGACCCGGACGCGCCGCTGCAGGCCCTGATTTTCGACTCTGTTTTCAACTCCTACCGGGGTATCGAAGTTCTGTTCCGCATCAAGAACGGTACTATGAAAAAGGGCGACAAGCTCCGCTTCATGGCCACCGGCAAGGAATACGGCGCCGACGAAATCGGTATTCTGGGCCTCAACCAGGAGCCGCGCCTCGAAATCGGGGCCGGCAACGTGGGCTATCTCATTTCGGGCATCAAGGAAGCCCGCGAAGTGAAGGTCGGTGACACCATCACGCACGTGGCGCGGCCCACCACTGAAGCCATTCAGGGCTTCGCCGATGTGAAGCCGATGGTATTCGCCGGTATCTACCCCGTAGAAACCACCGAGTACGAGGAGCTGCGCTCGTGCATGGAAAAGCTCCAGCTCAACGATGCCTCTCTGGTGTGGGAGCCCGAAACGTCGGTGGCCCTGGGCTTCGGCTTCCGCTGCGGGTTCCTGGGCATGCTGCACATGGAAATCGTGCAAGAGCGTTTGGAGCGCGAGTTCAACATGACGGTCATTACCACCGTGCCCTCGGTGCAGTTCCACGCCACCGGCACCAAGGATCAGCGCCTGGTTATCAACGCCCCGAGCGAAATGCCGGAGCCGAACATGATCAAGCTGATCGAGGAGCCCTACATCAAGGCTCAGATCATCACGGCTTCCGATTACGTGGGGCCCATCATCACGCTGTGCATGGAGAAGCGCGGCATCATCAAAGGCCAGAGCTACCTGACTTCCGAGCGGGTAGAACTGTCGTTTGAGCTGCCGCTGTCGGAAATCGTGTTCGACTTCTTCGACAAGCTCAAGACCATTTCGCGCGGCTACGCCTCGCTCGATTACGAGCTGATCGGCTTCCGCGAGTCGGACATGGTGAAGCTCGACATCATGCTGAACGGGGAGAAGGTCGATGCCCTGTCGGCCATCGTGCACCGCTCCAAGAGCTACGAGTGGGGCCGCCGTCTCTGCGAAAAGCTCCGGGAGCTGCTCCCACGCCAGCAGTTCGAAATTGCCATCCAGGCCAGCATCGGGCAGAAAATCATTTCGCGGGAAACCGTGAAGGCCCTGCGCAAAAACGTAATTGCCAAGTGCTACGGCGGCGACATCAGCCGCAAGCGCAAGCTGCTCGAAAAGCAGAAGGAAGGCAAGAAGCGGATGCGCCAGGTTGGCTCCGTAGAAATTCCGCAGGAGGCCTTCCTGGCCGTCCTCAAAATCGACTAACGAAGTGGAACGCGCCCCATCGGGGCGCGTTTTTTTTGTATTCACACCAACAACGCATTTTCCACCTCATACACTTCTTGACACGGCGTGTTATGATTTACTCATTCTAAGACATGTCCTCAACCCTTCTCAAGAACTGTACGAGCCAGGAACAGCTGGAAAAGATCATCAAAGGCCAGGAGCGTAAGTTCCGGTGGAGAGATGACTGGCCCACGATGGAAGCCGCCCTGCAGGCTGCCGGTACGGCCGCCATTGCCGCCCACGAAAACAAGAAAACTACTGACCAACCCCAAGACCCTGCTTAACTGCCAAACCCCATGACCACTGCCCCCGACGCCACGACCTACCGCCTCATCGACGGCAAGCAAACCGCCGAGGCCATCAAGGAAGAAATTGCTGCCGAAGTAGCCCAGCGTAAAGCAGCTGGCCAGAAGACGCCGCACTTGGCGGCTATTCTGGTGGGCCACGACGGTGGCTCGGAAACCTACGTGCGTAATAAAGTGCTGGCCTGCGAGCGGGTAGGCTTTGAAAGCACGCTGCTGCGTTACGAAGACACCATCACGGAAGCCGAACTGCTGGCCAAGGTGCAAGAGCTGAACGAGGACGAAAGCATCGACGGCTTCATTGTACAGTTGCCGCTGCCGCGCCACATCGATACCAACAAGGTGATTGAGGCAGTGCGGCCGGAGAAGGACGTGGACGGTTTCCACCCGATGAATATCGGGCGGATGGTGGCCGGCCTGCCGGCCCTACTGCCTGCCACGCCCTCAGGCATCGTGGAACTGCTACGGCGCTACGAGCTGCCGACGGATGGTATGCACTGCGTGGTAATCGGGCGCAGTAACATTGTGGGTACGCCGGTTAGTATTTTGCTGGCCAAGAACTTAGAGCCTGGTAACTGTACCGTGACTTTATGCCACTCGCGCACCCAGAACTTAGCCGACATCACCCGCACCGCCGATATACTGGTAGCCGCTTTGGGCCGTCCGGAGTTCGTGACGGCCGACATGGTGAAGCCCGGCGCGGTGGTAATCGACGTGGGCACTACCCGCGTGGAAGATGCCGACAAGAAGTCGGGCTGGGCGCTGAAAGGCGACGTGAACTTTGCTGAAGTGGCACCGCTTGCTTCCTATATCACGCCCGTGCCGGGTGGGGTCGGGCCGATGACCATTGCCATGCTGCTGCTGAATACGCTGCGGGCAGCGAAGGGCGAAGTGTACCCAAAGTAACGTGAAACCAACAGGAGGGAAGATCACTTGAACCCAACGTAGAATATACAGGGTTAAATCGGTGCTTGGCCTCGTTAAATCCAATTAAAACCGCCTCAGGCTTTTAGAATTCGGGGCAGTGTACTACTTTTAAAGTCGGGCCGTTAGGGCGGAGGTCGGGTGCGCAGGCATTCGGAGCCGCCCAACGGCCCGGCTTGTCGTTTTCAGATTACCCACGTTTTGCTGCACGAACTTCCCGTTACGTCGGCGTCCCCGGCCCCCGGGACGACGGCTTCCGAACTGCCCGTTATGGAGCAGTTCTATACCATTCAGGGCGAAGGCTATAACACCGGCCGCGCCGCTTACTTCATCCGCTTGGGCGGGTGTGATGTGGGCTGCGTATGGTGCGATGTGAAAGAATCATGGCCCATCGACGCGCACCCACGCCAGGCCATTGCCCGCCTCGTGGCGGCGGCCACTGCCGATGCGGGCCGCAACGTGGTCATTACCGGCGGCGAGCCGCTGATGCACGATCTGGCTCCGCTCACGGCCGCGCTGCACGAAGCCGGCTGCCGGAACTGGATTGAAACCAGCGGTGCGTATCCGCTCAGCGGCCAGTGGGACTGGATCTGCGTATCGCCCAAGAAATTCAAGGCTC containing:
- the fdhA gene encoding formaldehyde dehydrogenase, glutathione-independent, coding for MADNRGVVYTGPGKVEVQNIAFPELKNPKGKKITHGVVLKVVSTNICGSDQHMVRGRTTAPSGLVLGHEITGEVIEMGADVEFLKKGDLVSVPFNVACGRCRTCREMKTGICLTVNEGRAGGAYGYVDMGGWIGGQAEYVMVPYADFNLLRFPDKDQAMEKIRDLTMLSDIFPTGFHGAVKAGVGPGATVYVAGAGPVGLAAAASAQLLGAAVVIVGDMNKARLAHARSFGCETVDLTLDATLTEQITQILGVPEIDCAIDCVGFEASGHGTDSKTEVPAAVLNSLMEITRAGGSIGIPGLYVTEDPGAKDEAAQKGSLSIRFGLGWAKSHSLHTGQTPVLSYNRQLMQAILYDKVQIAKAVNVEVISLDDAPRGYEEFDSGVAKKFVLNPHNLIPDIKPKAKKKEKEPA
- the lepA gene encoding translation elongation factor 4 is translated as MKNIRNFCIIAHIDHGKSTLADRLLEFTSTVSKRDMQAQLLDNMDLERERGITIKSHAIQMQYPYKGEIYTLNLIDTPGHVDFSYEVSRSIAACEGALLIVDSSQGIEAQTISNLYLAIGSDLTIIPVLNKIDLPHSMPEEVSDEIVDLIGCDRDEIIPASGKSGIGIEAILNAICERVPAPVGDPDAPLQALIFDSVFNSYRGIEVLFRIKNGTMKKGDKLRFMATGKEYGADEIGILGLNQEPRLEIGAGNVGYLISGIKEAREVKVGDTITHVARPTTEAIQGFADVKPMVFAGIYPVETTEYEELRSCMEKLQLNDASLVWEPETSVALGFGFRCGFLGMLHMEIVQERLEREFNMTVITTVPSVQFHATGTKDQRLVINAPSEMPEPNMIKLIEEPYIKAQIITASDYVGPIITLCMEKRGIIKGQSYLTSERVELSFELPLSEIVFDFFDKLKTISRGYASLDYELIGFRESDMVKLDIMLNGEKVDALSAIVHRSKSYEWGRRLCEKLRELLPRQQFEIAIQASIGQKIISRETVKALRKNVIAKCYGGDISRKRKLLEKQKEGKKRMRQVGSVEIPQEAFLAVLKID
- a CDS encoding carboxypeptidase-like regulatory domain-containing protein; the protein is MIRRLFFSLLVSILPAALYAQTAILEGQVLNERTNEPVPFATLGVPGRGIGTVADEQGRYLLRLPAGLSDTLVVTSVGFSRTAVAPAALAAGQRVFKVMPQEQALGTVVVEHPRVHPALLGRNKEKGDVHWTGGSSGKETVDDEWGWELGTLLRPTRPTYLEEFHVYLAANNYEQLRFRLNLYTVENGRPGRALLSRDIQLLTTNRQQGWLTVDLRPYALTLEAQPVMATIQWLQSEKTNPWDKYFSIPVTRERKQVMVERENSQAAWTIHAMQPSLYFTVLTE
- a CDS encoding bifunctional 5,10-methylenetetrahydrofolate dehydrogenase/5,10-methenyltetrahydrofolate cyclohydrolase, whose translation is MTTAPDATTYRLIDGKQTAEAIKEEIAAEVAQRKAAGQKTPHLAAILVGHDGGSETYVRNKVLACERVGFESTLLRYEDTITEAELLAKVQELNEDESIDGFIVQLPLPRHIDTNKVIEAVRPEKDVDGFHPMNIGRMVAGLPALLPATPSGIVELLRRYELPTDGMHCVVIGRSNIVGTPVSILLAKNLEPGNCTVTLCHSRTQNLADITRTADILVAALGRPEFVTADMVKPGAVVIDVGTTRVEDADKKSGWALKGDVNFAEVAPLASYITPVPGGVGPMTIAMLLLNTLRAAKGEVYPK
- a CDS encoding GlcG/HbpS family heme-binding protein, producing MGITLEQAQAAVKAAHEKSLEMGVKMNIAVVDAGANLTAFARMDDAWLGSLDISIKKAKTARFFDMPTGAIGGLSQPGGSLFGIEHSNGGLITFPGGIPIKDASGKVIGAIGVSGDSVENDHTVAEAGAQAVGGR
- a CDS encoding methylmalonyl-CoA mutase family protein, producing the protein MHPAPVAPYKPQNHVRIVTAAALFDGHDAAINIMRRIIQSSGAEVIHLGHNRSVQEIVDCAIQEDAQAIAITSYQGGHNEYFKYMYDLLQERGAGHVKIFGGGGGVILPTEIAELQGYGITRIYSPDDGRALGLQGMINDLLQQSDFPTGQHLNGEVTHVKDKDARSIGRLISAAENFPEEFERVKGQLVAEFQQSENGANTTNSQTPTLTPSHPHTTPILGITGTGGAGKSSLVDELVRRFLLDFPEKTIAIISVDPSKRKTGGALLGDRIRMNAINSPRVYMRSLATRQSNLALSKYVQDAVDVVKAAGFDLIILETSGIGQSDTEIIEHSDTSLYVMTPEYGAATQLEKIDMLDFADVIALNKFDKRGALDALRDVRKQYQRNHGHWDKPLDSMPVFGTIASQFNDPGMNRLYRAVLATVEARTGVPFASHLETSQEDSEKIYIIPPHRTRYLSEIAETNRQYDQWVQKQADVAQQLYGIRQAVGAVESLGDAAPNGSGSGNGSHGSGAGSLVAGLESTFQEIKLRLDGQNWKLLETWPQKVAAYKAPEFIFKVRDKEIRIQTHTTSLSQQQIPKISLPRYTAWGDLLKWQLQENVPGEFPYTAGVFPFKREGEDPTRMFAGEGGPERTNRRFHYVSMGLPAKRLSTAFDSVTLYGEDPDHRPDIYGKIGNSGVSVCSLDDAKKLYSGFNLADPMTSVSMTINGPAATIAAFFMNAAIDQQCELYIKENGLEAEIEAKIEAIYQELGQPRPRYQGELPQGNDGLGLLLLGVTGDQVLPQEVYHAIKTRTLAQVRGTVQADILKEDQAQNTCIFSTEFSLRLMGDVQQYFITNKVRNFYSVSISGYHIAEAGANPITQLALTLSNGFTFVEYYVSRGMNVNDFAPNLSFFFSNGIDPEYAVIGRVARRIWAKAMKLKYGADARSQMLKYHIQTSGRSLHAQEIDFNDIRTTLQALYAIYDNCNSLHTNAYDEAITTPTEASVRRAMAIQLIINRELGLAKNENPLQGSFIIEELTDLVEEAVLTEFDRITERGGVLGAMETMYQRGKIQEESMHYEMLKHTGEYPIIGVNTFLSSSGSPTVVPAEVIRATEEEKQYQITMLQALHARNHATTEQRLKQLQQVAVANGNLFEALMETAKFCSLGQITNALFEVGGQYRRNM
- a CDS encoding 7-carboxy-7-deazaguanine synthase QueE, with product MEQFYTIQGEGYNTGRAAYFIRLGGCDVGCVWCDVKESWPIDAHPRQAIARLVAAATADAGRNVVITGGEPLMHDLAPLTAALHEAGCRNWIETSGAYPLSGQWDWICVSPKKFKAPLPSVLAAAHELKIIVFNKSDFAWAEQHAALVRPDCRLYLQPEWSKAPEMMPLIVEYVKNNPQWQVSLQTHKFLDIP